In Gammaproteobacteria bacterium, the DNA window GCTGGGAGCGATCGCACGGGCGGCGGCGTATTCAATCGCGGCAAGCTCACCCTCAGCAACAGCACCGTCTCGGGCAATACTGCCGCCGATGGCGGCGGTGTGTACACAGGCTACGGCAGCGTGACCTTCACCAACAGCACCGTCTCGGGCAACAAGGCGTCCGCGGCTGGCGGCGTGTACACAAGCCACGGCACGGCGATCCTCACCAACAGCACCGTCTCGGGTAATACCGCTCAAATTACTGCCGGTGGCGGCATCATCGCGGATTACAGCCACGTGACCCTCACTAACAGCACCGTCTCAGGCAATAAGGCCTTCACGGCCGGCGGGATTCGCAGCTTCAAGAGCCGTGTGAACCTGACGAACAGCACCGTGTCGGGCAACACGGCCGTCAGAGAAGGCGGTGGCATATTCAACACGAGCGGCGTTATGAGTCTGATCAACAGCACCGTGTCGGGCAATAAGGCCGGTACCCTCGGCGGTGGCGTGTACAGCGGTGGCCGCTTCGGCAACGACAGGAGCGATGTTGTCCTGACCCGCAGCCTGGTCTCCGGCAACGTCGCGACATTCGGCACAGAGATCTATCAACGTGAAGGCGGCGTCGTCACCTCTGTCGGCTTCAACCTGTTTGGCCACGACGGGGCCATTAAGGAGAACGCTTTGCGTGGTCCCGGTTTACCGTACTCTGAGCAACAACGGTGGCCCGACCCAGACCCATGCCCTGGTCTCAGGCAGCCCGGCCATCGATGGGGTGGGGAATTGTCCGTCGCCCGCCATAGATCAGCGAGGCGTGCCCAGGCCGCAGGACGGCGACAACGACGTTCTCGCCCTGTGCGACATCGGCGCCTTCGAGCTGCGGGCGCCGTGACTGCGACGGCCTATCCGTCACCAAGGTCGGCACATCGGCCAACGAGACCATCAACGGCACGGCCGGCCTGGACGTGATCCATGGCTTAGGGGGCAAGGACGTGATTCGGAGTCTGGCGGGCAACGACATCGTCTGCGGCGGGCCAGGCAATGATCAGCTATTCGGTGGCTCGGACGACGATCGGCTATTCGGCGACGCCGGTACTGCGCTCGAACGGGGAACTCGGTTTCGACCGCTGCCACGTCGATGATTCGGCAACGCCATTGTCTGCGAGCAGGTGTTCACTGCGCCCGATATGTGATGAGCGAACCTTGAGCCGTTAGCGTCGAAAACTACAGCATCGCAGGTGGATTCGATCCACCTTGTGATGGTGTGCTGCTAAAGGCTCACCCTCGCGATGACGGCTTACAAGGTTTGATCGATTGCTGCGCGCTGGTTGCAATCATTTACGGGTGTTCACGCCCTCACCCCACACGATCCGCAAATCGTGTGACCATTGGCATCGAAGGCGACGCAAGGATCCATGCCATCATTGCGACCCTCGCACCGAATGCAGACAATGATGGGCGCGAACAAAAGATCAGCAGAACGGGTAGATAACGTGGACAAAAAATCAGCAGAACCGATAGATGAAGCCAGTGCAGAGGCGCTGAAGAGCGTGCATACGAGCAATCTGCCGGCCCTGTTCGAGCAGTTGCAGATCAGCCTCGTGGTGTCGACCTATCAGGCCGGCAAGGTGATTCTGATACGCAGCGACGGCCAGGCGCTCAACACTCACTTTCGTACGTTCGCAAAGCCCATGGGCATCGCCGCCGACCCGACGCGGCTGACTATCGGCGGCACCAACACGGTCTGGTATTACCGCAATCTGCCGGCCGTGGCGCCCAAGCTCGACCCGGTGGGCAAGCACGATGCTTGTTACTTGCCTCGCCGCATCCACGTGACAGGCGACATCGACATCCATGAAATGGCGTACGACCGCGATGATGAGCTATGGGTAGTGAATACCCGCTTCGGCTGCCTGTGCACGCTCGATGCCGCGCACAGTTTTCATCCACGCTGGCGTCCGACTTTCGTCAGCGCCCTGGCGCCCGAGGATCGCTGCCATCTGAATGGGCTGGCAATGGTCGATGGGCGGCCGAAGTACGTTACCGCGCTGGGCGAGGCCGACATCGAAGGCGGCTGGCGTGGGAATAAAGCCCACGGTGGGCTTTTGATCGACATCGACAGCAACGAGATTCTGCTGCGTGGACTTTCCATGCCGCACTCGCCGCGTTTCTATCAGAACCAACTCTGGGTGTTGGAATCCGGGCAGGGAAGTCTCGCGGCCGTTGACCTTGCCACGCGCACCTGGCGCACGGTGGCGGAGATGCCCGGATTCACTCGCGGCATCGATTTTTATGGACCGCTGGCCTTCATAGGTCTCTCGCAAGTACGCGAGTCGGCGGTATTCAGCGGCATACCGTTGGTCAAGCGCTTGAGAGAACGCACGTGCGGCGTCTGGGTGGTGCGTATCGACACGGGAGAGACGCTTGGATTTCTGCGCTTCGAGGCGGGCGTGCAGGAGATCTTCGCCGTGCAGGTGCTCCAGGGCATCCGCTATCCCGAGATGCTGGAGTGGGGAGATGAGCGGCTTTCGCATTCCTACGTAATGCCGGATGAGGCGCTTGCCCAGGTGCGCCTCCCGACCGAGGAAGAGCTCGCCCGCTCGCCCGCGTTCCATTTTCAGAAAGGCGCCGAGCTGTATCGCAAGGGCCAACTGAGCGACGCCATCGCGGCGTTCGAGCAGTGCCTGGCGCTGGATGCAGCTTTCCCCAACATCCACTACAACCTGGGCGTGGCGCTGGGCGACGCCAATCGCTACGACGAAGCGGCCCGGCACCTACAAGCAGTGATCGAGGCCGAACCCGAGCGGGCCGAGGCCTTCAACAGCCTCGGGCACGTCATGAATGGTCAGCGCCGGTCGCGTGAAGCTATCGGCTACTACGAGCAGGCGATCGCGCTGCAGCCGGACTACGCCCAGGCGCATTTCAACCTGGGCATGACCTTGCTGCAAATGGGCGATTATGCACGCGGCTGGTCCGAGTACGACTGGCGCTGGAAGACCGGCGAGTTCGCGCCGTTTCAATGTCCGCATCCGCGCTGGGATGGGTCTGCCATCCCCGACCAGACCCTCGTAATCCACACGGAACAAGGCGCGGGCGATGCGATTCAGTTCGCGCGCTACCTGACATGGGCGGCGCAGCGTTGTAAGAAGCTCATCCTGGTATGCACGGCGGACTTGATGCCGCTGTTTACCACGCTGGCCGGCATTGCCGAGGTGCGCGAGGCGGGGACCATCAACGTGGCCGAGTTCGACACCTATCTGCCCATCATGAGTCTGCCACGCGTGTTCGGCGTCACCCTCGACAACGTTCCGGCGACCACGCCCTACATCGATGTTGAAGCGATACACCGGCGCAAAGGTGGGGACGCCATTCCGGCGCTGCCCGCGTCCGCCCTGCGCAAGGTCGGCATCGTCTGGGCGGGCAGCC includes these proteins:
- a CDS encoding TIGR03032 family protein; its protein translation is MGANKRSAERVDNVDKKSAEPIDEASAEALKSVHTSNLPALFEQLQISLVVSTYQAGKVILIRSDGQALNTHFRTFAKPMGIAADPTRLTIGGTNTVWYYRNLPAVAPKLDPVGKHDACYLPRRIHVTGDIDIHEMAYDRDDELWVVNTRFGCLCTLDAAHSFHPRWRPTFVSALAPEDRCHLNGLAMVDGRPKYVTALGEADIEGGWRGNKAHGGLLIDIDSNEILLRGLSMPHSPRFYQNQLWVLESGQGSLAAVDLATRTWRTVAEMPGFTRGIDFYGPLAFIGLSQVRESAVFSGIPLVKRLRERTCGVWVVRIDTGETLGFLRFEAGVQEIFAVQVLQGIRYPEMLEWGDERLSHSYVMPDEALAQVRLPTEEELARSPAFHFQKGAELYRKGQLSDAIAAFEQCLALDAAFPNIHYNLGVALGDANRYDEAARHLQAVIEAEPERAEAFNSLGHVMNGQRRSREAIGYYEQAIALQPDYAQAHFNLGMTLLQMGDYARGWSEYDWRWKTGEFAPFQCPHPRWDGSAIPDQTLVIHTEQGAGDAIQFARYLTWAAQRCKKLILVCTADLMPLFTTLAGIAEVREAGTINVAEFDTYLPIMSLPRVFGVTLDNVPATTPYIDVEAIHRRKGGDAIPALPASALRKVGIVWAGSPSHRNDRNRSCALREFLPVLSTRDTAFYSLQRGEA